In the genome of Ignavibacteriales bacterium, one region contains:
- the ruvC gene encoding crossover junction endodeoxyribonuclease RuvC, whose translation MIILGIDPGTIITGYGIIRHDKNTFTHISNGLIKLPASNDLPHKLELIYNGLSEIIKTFKPDEFVIETAFYGKNVQSTLKIGYARGVSILAAVHNKIPVSEYSPREIKKAVVGKGAASKEQVSFMIKSLLNLKSKKMKPDESDALAAALCHAFRMKSPVKKSKSWKSFVEQNPERVIS comes from the coding sequence GTGATAATTCTTGGTATCGATCCCGGAACAATTATAACCGGTTACGGAATTATTCGTCACGATAAAAACACTTTTACCCATATAAGCAACGGGTTGATCAAACTTCCCGCATCGAATGACCTGCCTCATAAACTTGAATTAATTTATAACGGACTGTCAGAAATAATAAAAACTTTTAAACCCGATGAGTTTGTAATTGAAACAGCATTCTATGGAAAGAATGTTCAATCAACATTAAAAATTGGATATGCAAGAGGTGTTTCAATTTTAGCGGCCGTACACAATAAAATTCCTGTGAGTGAATATTCACCAAGAGAAATAAAAAAGGCGGTTGTTGGAAAAGGTGCAGCCTCAAAAGAACAAGTCAGCTTTATGATTAAAAGTCTTCTTAATCTTAAATCAAAAAAAATGAAACCTGATGAAAGTGATGCGCTTGCTGCTGCATTATGTCATGCTTTCAGAATGAAATCACCTGTTAAAAAATCAAAAAGCTGGAAATCATTTGTTGAACAAAATCCGGAGAGAGTTATTTCTTAA
- the ruvA gene encoding Holliday junction branch migration protein RuvA, whose translation MIGFLSGKIILSKPTRILLNVNGVGYEINISINTFENIAEKEEVSLFIHTIVREDSITLFGFYAESEKEMFNLLISVNGIGPKIALSILSGIQTDDLKNAIQSGDISRILAVPGIGRKTAERLVLELRSKVDSITSGETDQLPYNVKNEAVAALTTLGYNSKVAEKVVRDILQMFPALSIEEVIKKALSGLNN comes from the coding sequence GTGATAGGATTTCTTAGCGGCAAAATAATTTTATCAAAACCAACAAGGATTTTACTCAATGTAAACGGAGTTGGGTACGAAATAAATATTTCAATTAATACTTTTGAAAACATTGCGGAGAAAGAGGAGGTTTCTCTTTTCATCCATACTATTGTTCGTGAAGATTCAATAACGCTATTTGGATTTTATGCTGAATCAGAAAAAGAAATGTTTAACCTGTTGATCTCTGTAAATGGTATCGGACCCAAAATCGCATTAAGTATTCTTTCAGGAATTCAGACTGATGATCTGAAGAATGCAATTCAGTCAGGTGATATTTCAAGGATACTTGCTGTCCCCGGCATCGGCAGAAAGACTGCGGAAAGATTAGTATTAGAACTTCGTTCAAAAGTAGATTCGATAACTTCAGGTGAAACGGATCAGCTTCCTTATAATGTAAAAAATGAAGCAGTTGCCGCACTAACTACATTGGGGTATAATTCAAAAGTTGCTGAAAAAGTTGTCAGAGATATACTTCAAATGTTTCCCGCATTATCAATTGAAGAAGTGATCAAAAAAGCATTAAGCGGATTGAATAACTAA
- a CDS encoding fumarylacetoacetate hydrolase family protein → MKSVKIKNSDKEFFVGKIVCVGRNYAEHAKELGNEVPEKPVIFLKPVSSMIYSGEKIIHPDFSTDMHHEVELVLLIGETIKDASLIEAEKVIAGYGVGLDMTLRDIQNELKKKSHPWTIAKCFDTSAAVSEFILSSEHHLTLDEEISLTVNGAIKQKEKLNKMIFKPGEIVQYISSLMTLEKGDLIFTGTPAGVSKVNRGDKLKAKLEKMIELQTEVI, encoded by the coding sequence ATGAAATCAGTAAAAATTAAAAACAGTGATAAAGAATTTTTTGTCGGGAAGATTGTATGTGTCGGTAGGAACTATGCAGAGCATGCAAAAGAATTAGGAAATGAAGTTCCCGAGAAGCCTGTAATTTTTCTTAAACCTGTTTCGTCTATGATTTATTCCGGTGAAAAAATAATTCATCCGGATTTTTCAACGGACATGCATCACGAGGTTGAATTAGTTCTATTGATAGGTGAAACAATAAAAGACGCATCATTGATTGAAGCAGAAAAAGTAATTGCAGGTTATGGAGTAGGACTTGATATGACACTTCGTGATATTCAAAATGAGTTAAAGAAAAAAAGTCATCCCTGGACAATTGCAAAATGTTTTGATACTTCGGCGGCTGTTTCTGAATTTATTTTAAGCTCTGAACATCATTTAACTCTTGATGAAGAAATTTCTTTGACTGTAAACGGAGCTATTAAACAGAAGGAAAAACTGAATAAGATGATTTTCAAACCTGGAGAAATCGTTCAATACATCTCTTCATTAATGACATTGGAAAAAGGAGATTTGATTTTTACCGGAACACCGGCTGGAGTCAGCAAAGTTAATCGAGGCGACAAACTAAAAGCGAAACTTGAAAAAATGATTGAACTGCAAACTGAAGTTATTTAG